The proteins below come from a single Gavia stellata isolate bGavSte3 chromosome 8, bGavSte3.hap2, whole genome shotgun sequence genomic window:
- the GORASP2 gene encoding Golgi reassembly-stacking protein 2 has protein sequence MGASQSVEIPGGGTEGYHVLRVQENSPGHRAGLEPFFDFIVSINGSRLNKDNDTLKDLLKANVEKPVKMLVYSSKTLELRETSVTPSNMWGGQGLLGVSIRFCSFDGANENVWHVLEVEPNSPAALAGLRPHSDYIIGADTVMNESEDLFSLIETHEAKPLKLYVYNTDTDNCREVVITPNSAWGGEGSLGCGIGYGYLHRIPTRPFEEGKKISLPGQLPSASLSPLKDGFTEVQLSSVNPSATLPSGSAGLEQSLSGLSISSPSTTVSNVLSTGVPTVPLLPPQVSQSLTSVPPVNPATTLPGLMPLPAGLPNLTDLSKLNLPAPHIVPEIIQPGLPSLPSLPPLNLMGITPLSMPPKCVPLLPLVTEASTVPTDLLPSITQAGSFSVDPGTTVNVEQTSALTLDSATPTSKATIVDRSSESSTVNEKTSGVTDTQASES, from the exons ATGGGCGCCTCGCAGAGCGTTGAGATCCCCGGCGGGGGCACCGAGGGCTACCACGTCCTGCGG GTACAAGAAAACTCACCGGGGCATAGAGCTGGATTGGAGCCATTCTTTGATTTTATTGTGTCCATTAATGGTTCAAGATTG AATAAAGACAATGACACTCTCAAGGACCTGTTAAAAGCAAATgttgaaaaacctgtaaaaatGCTAGTATACAGTAGCAAAACACTGGAACTGAGAGAAACGTCAGTGACCCCCAGCAACATGTGGGGTGGACAGGGCCTGCTGGGTGTGAGCATTCGTTTCTGCAGCTTTGATGGGGCCAATGAAAATGTATGGCATGTTTTG GAAGTGGAACCAAATTCTCCTGCTGCATTAGCTGGACTTAGACCTCATAGTGACTATATTATTGGAGCAGATACCGTCATGAATGAG TCTGAAGATCTCTTTTCCCTTATTGAAACGCATGAAGCAAAGCCATTAAAACTTTATGTGTACAACACAGACACAGATAATTGTCGGGAAGTGGTGATTACTCCGAATTCTGCCTGGGGTGGAGAAGGCAG cctagGATGTGGCATTGGTTATGGATATTTGCATAGGATACCTACACGCCCAtttgaagagggaaagaaaatttctctcCCGGGACAGTTGCCTAGTGCATCTCTCAGTCCCCTCAAAGATGGCTTCACAGAG GTTCAGCTGTCATCAGTTAATCCCTCAGCTACATTACCCTCTGGGTCAGCAGGCCTTGAACAGAGTCTTTCAGGGCTTTCTATTAGTTCACCCTCAACTACTGTCAGTAACGTTCTCAGTACAG GTGTTCCAACAGTTCCATTATTACCACCACAAGTCAGTCAGTCCCTTACCTCTGTGCCACCAGTTAACCCAGCAACTACATTACCAG GTCTGATGCCATTACCAGCAGGGCTTCCCAACCTGACTGATCTGTCCAAACTTAATTTACCTGCACCACACATCGTTCCAGAAATCATACAGCCTG gTTTGCCATCCCTTCCCTCCTTGCCACCTCTGAATCTAATGGGAATAACACCTCTATCAATGCCACCCAAATGTGTTCCTCTGCTTCCTTTGGTCACAGAGGCATCTACAGTGCCTACAGATTTGCTTCCATCCATAACTCAAGCTGGAAGCTTTTCCGTCGACCCTGGCACTACTGTAAATGTAGAACAGACCTCTGCGCTCACCTTGGATAGTGCTACCCCAACTTCTAAGGCAACTATTGTTGACAGATCAAGTGAATCCTCTACAGTTAATGAGAAAACATCTGGAGTCACAGATACACAAGCTTCTGAATCATAA